One Capsicum annuum cultivar UCD-10X-F1 chromosome 2, UCD10Xv1.1, whole genome shotgun sequence genomic window carries:
- the LOC107859012 gene encoding berberine bridge enzyme-like 15 — protein sequence MASSMSINVLFSFIVLFSASCAVSYTIQDQFYQCITLHSDRSIPFSTAFFTPTSNATSFDSVLNSTALNLRCLEPPRQKPLLIFTALIESDVQAAVMCAKELKIQLRVRSGGHDYEGISFTSALGRSVPFILLDFAKLRAIKVDIEDNSAWVQAGATIGEVFYRISEKSKIHGYPAGLCTSLGIGGHITGGAYGPMMRKYGLGADNVVDARIVDASGRVLDRALMGEDLFWAIRGGGGGSFGIILAWKLRLVPVPSTVTVFTVPKTLETGATKLLNKWQHVAHKIDEDLFIRVVITTANSTEGKKTVQTAYQALFLGRTDRLLELMNHSFPELGLTRKDCVEMSWIQSVIYIAGFPSNTKPEFLLRGKSLFPAVYFKAKSDFLYVPVPETGLVGMWKKFLQEDSPIMIWNPYGGMMGKISESSIPFPHRKGVICMIQYLTPWTEGDMKTADKHISWIREFYEYMGTFASKFPREAYVNYRDLDLGMNKNANPTFLEASVWGKKYFKNNYDRLVVVKCKVDPDNFFWHEQSLPILPFKFGQDGKSLIH from the coding sequence ATGGCTTCTTCAATGTCTATAAATGTTCTTTTTTCATTCATAGTCCTTTTTTCAGCTTCATGTGCTGTTTCATATACAATACAAGATCAATTCTATCAGTGTATTACTCTCCATTCGGACCGTTCAATCCCCTTCTCTACAGCTTTCTTCACTCCTACTTCCAATGCTACTTCATTTGACTCGGTTCTTAATTCTACTGCCCTAAATCTAAGGTGTTTGGAACCTCCTCGACAAAAACCTCTACTTATTTTCACCGCTTTGATTGAATCTGATGTCCAAGCAGCAGTTATGTGCGCGAAAGAGCTAaagattcagctcagagtgaggAGTGGAGGTCATGATTATGAAGGCATATCTTTTACATCAGCATTGGGAAGATCAGTGCCCTTTATCTTGCTCGATTTTGCTAAACTTCGCGCTATCAAAGTGGACATTGAGGACAACAGTGCTTGGGTTCAAGCTGGGGCGACGATTGGTGAAGTGTTCTATAGGATTTCAGAGAAAAGCAAGATACATGGTTATCCTGCTGGGCTCTGCACCAGCTTAGGAATTGGTGGTCATATCACTGGAGGAGCTTATGGTCCTATGATGAGGAAATATGGTCTTGGAGCTGACAATGTTGTCGATGCTCGGATTGTTGATGCAAGTGGCAGAGTTCTTGATAGGGCCTTAATGGGAGAAGACTTGTTTTGGGCAATCAGAGGGGGTGGAGGAGGCAGTTTTGGCATAATCTTGGCTTGGAAACTGAGACTTGTTCCTGTTCCATCAACTGTGACAGTTTTCACAGTTCCAAAGACACTGGAAACTGGTGCAACAAAACTCCTAAACAAATGGCAACATGTTGCACACAAGATTGATGAAGATCTCTTCATCAGAGTCGTCATAACTACAGCCAATTCAACAGAGGGGAAGAAAACAGTGCAAACAGCTTACCAAGCATTGTTTCTTGGAAGAACTGATAGGCTTCTTGAGTTGATGAATCATAGCTTCCCTGAATTAGGATTGACACGAAAGGATTGTGTCGAAATGAGCTGGATTCAATCAGTCATTTATATTGCTGGTTTTCCAAGTAACACCAAGCCTGAGTTCCTACTTCGAGGGAAGTCATTATTCCCTGCAGTATACTTCAAGGCTAAATCGGATTTTCTCTATGTACCAGTTCCAGAAACTGGACTTGTGGGGATGTGGAAGAAGTTTTTACAAGAAGACTCACCTATAATGATATGGAATCCCTATGGAGGAATGATGGGGAAGATATCAGAATCTTCAATTCCATTCCCACACAGAAAAGGGGTCATCTGCATGATACAGTACTTAACACCTTGGACAGAGGGAGACATGAAAACAGCAGATAAACATATCAGCTGGATCAGAGAGTTTTATGAGTACATGGGCACATTTGCATCCAAGTTCCCCAGAGAAGCTTATGTGAATTATAGAGATCTTGATTTGGGTATGAACAAAAATGCCAACCCAACTTTCTTGGAAGCTAGTGTTTGGGGGAAAAAGTATTTCAAGAACAATTATGACAGGCTTGTGGTTGTGAAGTGTAAGGTTGACCCTGATAACTTCTTCTGGCACGAACAAAGTCTCCCAATCCTTCCCTTCAAATTTGGTCAAGATGGGAAAAGTTTGATTCATTGA